A window of Variovorax paradoxus genomic DNA:
TCATTGCCGCCATGCAGAAGCAGGCCGGCACCTGCGCCTTCGTCGACGCCGAACACGCCCTCGACGTGCAATACGCCCAGAAGCTCGGCGTCAACCTGTCCGACCTGCTGATCAGCCAGCCCGACACCGGAGAGCAGGCCCTGGAAATCGTCGATTCGCTGGTGCGTTCGGGCGCGGTGGACCTGATCGTGGTCGACTCGGTCGCAGCGCTCACGCCCAAGGCCGAAATCGAAGGCGAAATGGGCGACTCGCTGCCCGGCCTGCAGGCGCGCCTGATGAGCCAGGCGCTGCGCAAGCTCACCGCCACCATCAAGAAGACCAACTGCATGGTCATCTTCATCAACCAGATCCGCATGAAGATCGGCGTGATGTTCGGTTCGCCCGAAACCACCACCGGCGGCAATGCGCTGAAGTTCTACGCCTCGGTGCGCCTGGACATCCGCCGCATCGGCACCATCAAGAAGGGCGACGAGGCCATCGGCAACGAAACCAAGGTGAAGGTGGTGAAGAACAAGGTCTCGCCCCCGTTCAAGACGGCGGAGTTCGACATCCTGTTCGGCGAAGGCATCAGCCGCGAAGGCGAGATCATCGACATGGGCGTGACCGCCAAGATCGTCGACAAGTCGGGCGCCTGGTACGCCTACAACGGCGAGAAGATCGGCCAGGGCCGCGACAACGCCCGCGAGTTCCTGCGCGAGAACCCCGAGCTGTCGCGCGAGATCGAGAACAAGGTGCGCGAGTCGCTGGGCATTCCGCTGCTGGCCGCCGACGCCGGCGCCACGCCCGAAAAGCCGCAGAAGGCCGCCAAGGCCGAAAAGGCGGACAAGGGCGAGTAAGTCCCCGAGCGCGGACCCCTGCCGGGGCCGCGCGAGCGATCCCGCATGGCATTCGACGCCCCGTCCCTCAAAGGCCGCGCACTGCGCCTGCTGAGCCAGCGCGAGCATTCGCGCTCGGAGCTGGAGCGCAAGCTCGCCAAGCATGAAGAAGAGCCCGGCACGCTGGCCAAGGCGCTCGACGAGCTGGCCGCCAAGGACTTCATCAGCGAGCCGCGTGTGGTGGCCTCGGTGCTCAACCAGCGCGCGGCCCGCTCGGGCGCATTGCGCGTGAAGCAGGAACTGCAGGCCAAGGGCATCGCGCCCGAAGCCATCGCCGAGGCGGTGGCCAGCCTGCAGGAAACCGAAGTGGAGCGCGCCACCGCCCTCTGGCGACGACGCTTCGACGCACCGCCCGCCGACGCGAAGGAGCGGGCCAAGCAGATGCGATTCCTGATGGCGCGCGGGTTCTCGGGCGCCGTCGTGTCCAAGGTCCTGAGGAGCGACTTCGATGAAAACCACGAAGAGTGAAGACAGTGCTGTCCAGTCCCGCGTCATCACGCAGCGCGTGGCCTGCGAATGGCGCCGCGCCTACGTGCTGGCGGCCGATCCGAAGCGCCTGCCCGACTGGGCCAGCGGCCTTGCGAAGAGCGCTCTGGTGCCGCACGGCGACCACTGGATCGTGCGCACGCCCGAGAGCGGCGATGCCCGCATGCGCTTCGCGCCGCGCAACGACTTCGGCGTGCTCGACCACTGGGTCGCGCCCGAAGGCGTGCCCGAGGTCTATCTACCCTTTCGCGTGATCGGCGTCGGGCCGGACGCCTGCGAACTGCAGTTCACGCTGCTGCGACAGCCGCACATGGACGACGCGGCCTTCGAGCGCGACGCCGGCTGGATCGCGCGCGACCTGCAGTCGCTGCGCAGCCTGATCGAAGCGGACTGACTCAGCCGCGCAGCACCAGCGGCGCGAACTTGCGCCGCGCCTTCAGCTGCTCCGCGTCCCACTCGATGCCCAGCCCCGGCGTTTCCGGCGCCACCGCATGGCCGCCCTCGATGCGCAGCCGGCTGGTGGTGAGGTCGTCGAGCTGCGGGATGTATTCCACCCAGCGCGCATTCGGCACCGCCGCGCACAGGCTCACGTGCAGCTCCATCAGGAAGTGCGGGCACATCGCGATGCCGTGCGCCTCCGCCAGGTGCGCGATCTTCAGCCACGGCGTGATGCCGCCCACCCGCGCCACGTCGGCCTGCACGATCGAGCAGGCGCCCTGCTGGATGTATTCGGCGAACTGCGACGGGTGGTACATCGACTCGCCCACCGCGATCGGCACGCTGGTGCTCGCCAGCAGCTGCGCATGCGCGCGCACATGCTCGGCCGGCATCGGTTCCTCGAACCAGGCCAGGTCCAGCGGCGCGTACTGGCGCGCGCGCCGGATGGCCTCGGCCACGGTGAAGCTCTGGTTGGCGTCGACCATCAGCTCGAAGTCCGCGCCCACGGCTTCGCGCACGGCCGACAGGCGCGCGATGTCCTGCGCCACGTGCGGCTTGCCGACCTTGATCTTCGCGCCCAGGAAGCCGTCGGCCTTGGCCGCGAGT
This region includes:
- the recA gene encoding recombinase RecA, with protein sequence MDAVVKGASISVANSEKAKALQAALAQIEKQFGKGTIMRLGEGEALEDIQVVSTGSLGLDIALGVGGLPRGRVIEIYGPESSGKTTLTLQVIAAMQKQAGTCAFVDAEHALDVQYAQKLGVNLSDLLISQPDTGEQALEIVDSLVRSGAVDLIVVDSVAALTPKAEIEGEMGDSLPGLQARLMSQALRKLTATIKKTNCMVIFINQIRMKIGVMFGSPETTTGGNALKFYASVRLDIRRIGTIKKGDEAIGNETKVKVVKNKVSPPFKTAEFDILFGEGISREGEIIDMGVTAKIVDKSGAWYAYNGEKIGQGRDNAREFLRENPELSREIENKVRESLGIPLLAADAGATPEKPQKAAKAEKADKGE
- the recX gene encoding recombination regulator RecX — its product is MAFDAPSLKGRALRLLSQREHSRSELERKLAKHEEEPGTLAKALDELAAKDFISEPRVVASVLNQRAARSGALRVKQELQAKGIAPEAIAEAVASLQETEVERATALWRRRFDAPPADAKERAKQMRFLMARGFSGAVVSKVLRSDFDENHEE
- a CDS encoding SRPBCC family protein, whose product is MKTTKSEDSAVQSRVITQRVACEWRRAYVLAADPKRLPDWASGLAKSALVPHGDHWIVRTPESGDARMRFAPRNDFGVLDHWVAPEGVPEVYLPFRVIGVGPDACELQFTLLRQPHMDDAAFERDAGWIARDLQSLRSLIEAD
- a CDS encoding mandelate racemase/muconate lactonizing enzyme family protein; translation: MAKIDQVEISQIDIAPKVKRTDAIQSFVTQETVMVTVRCDDGSAGTGYTYTIGTGGSSIVALLNDHLAPRLIGRDPQQYEAIWRDLFFHTHATAVGAITSLALAAIDTALWDRNARAVDLPLWRLAGGAQQRVPVYTTEGGWLHIEPAQLVEQTLAAKADGFLGAKIKVGKPHVAQDIARLSAVREAVGADFELMVDANQSFTVAEAIRRARQYAPLDLAWFEEPMPAEHVRAHAQLLASTSVPIAVGESMYHPSQFAEYIQQGACSIVQADVARVGGITPWLKIAHLAEAHGIAMCPHFLMELHVSLCAAVPNARWVEYIPQLDDLTTSRLRIEGGHAVAPETPGLGIEWDAEQLKARRKFAPLVLRG